From the Chloroflexota bacterium genome, the window GCCACCGGAGAGCTTGGCCAGCCGCTCCTGCAGCTTCTCGCGGTCGTAATCCGACGTGGTGATCTCGATCTGGGCCTTGATCTGCCCGATACGGGCCTGGATTTGGTCGGACTTGCCCCGGCCCTCGACGATGGTGGTCTCGTCCTTATTGGCCACGACGCGGCGGCATCTTCCCAAGTCGTCCAGGGTTGCGCTGTCGAGCTTGCGGCCGGTCTCGTCGGAGATGACGGTGCCGCCCGTGAGGACGGCCATGTCCTGCAGCATCTCCTTTCGCCGGTCCCCGAAGCCCGGCGCCTTCACGGCCAGTGCGTTGATGGTGCCCCGCAGCTTGTTGACGACGAGGGTCGCCAGCGCATCGCCGTCCACGTCCTCCGCGATGATGAGGACTTCCTTCTTGCCGCTCTGAATGATCTTCTCCAGCGCGGGCAGCAGGTCAGCGATGGCGCTGATCTTCTTGTCGGTGATCAGGATGTAGGGCTCCTCGAGGATCGCCTCCATCCGCTCGGCGCTGGTCACGAAATAGGGGCTGATGTAGCCCCGATCGAATTTCATTCCCTCGGTGTACTCGACCTCGAGGGAGAGGCTCTTGCCCTCTTCCACCGTGATGACGCCATCCTTGCCGACCTTCTCGAAGATGTCGGCGAGGATGTTGCCGATCTCTGGATCGGCGGCCGAGATCGTGGCGATGTGGGCGATGTCGTCGCGGCCCTTCACCGGAGTCGCCATCTCGCGGATCGCGTCGACAACGATGTTCAGGCCCTTCTCGAGGCCGCGACGGACCCCCATTGGGTTCGCGCCCGCGGCAACGTTCTTGAAGCCCTCGTGGATGATGGCCTGAGCGAGCACGGTGGCGGTCGTCGTACCGTCGCCGGCGACGTCATTCGTTTTGGTCGCCGCTTCCTTGACGAGCTGGGCGCCCATGTTCTGGAAGGGGTCCTCCAGCTCGATCTCCTTGGCGACCGTAACGCCATCGTGCGTCACGTTCGGGGCGCCGAACTTCTTGTCCAGCGCCACGTGGCGGCCACGTGGTCCCAACGTCGTCTTGACCGCGTCCGCCATCGCGTCAATCCCTTCGCGCAGCGATCGGCGCGCTTCTTCACTGAATTCCAGCTGCTTCGCCGGCATTGGATCTCCTTTCTGATCTCTCTTACGCGTTCTTGGCGCTCGGGTCTATCGCGTCTGAGTTGGCGAGTCTCACTCGGTCACGACGGCGAGGACGTCCGGTTCGCGAAGGATCAATAGCTCTTCGTCGTCGAGCTTGAACTCGGTGCCCGCGTACTTCGCGTACAAGACGGTCTGACCAACTTTGAGGCCCATCTCCACGCGCGTCCCGTTGTCGAGCACGCGGCCCGGCCCAACGGCGATGACGTCGCCCTCCTGCGGCTTCTCCTTGGCGGTGTCGGGAAGCACGATCCCGCTCTTCGTCATCTCTTCCTTCTGCTTCGGACGCACGACGACTCGATCGCCCAAGGGGACAAGCTTGCTCGCGGTCTTGGTCATAGATCTCCCTCCCTCCTCTTGAAGTCTGCGCCGGCCAGTCCTGCACACCGGCTCGTTGGGGTACCTGGGTTTCGGGGTTAGCACTCTCGTGAAGCGAGTGCTAACATCGCCATATCTTAGCGCAAGGGCCGGGCACGTGCAAGCAAAAGCGGCGCGTCCGCGCGAAGGGAAGAGCAAGGCAATCGCGCGGTGTGAGGGACGCCCGTCGGACGAAGCGACGATGCGCGACCAGTGGTAGCCACGCGGACGCGGACCCCACTCCGAGGGGTGCTGGTCGCGTGCGGCCTCGCGCTCGTCGCCTGGGCGCTGGCGTTCCTGCACGTGGTGCCCGGCGCGGACCTTCAGCGGTACGTGGCCCTCACCATCGCCGCGTGGGTATGCTTCGTCGCCGCGGCGCGAACGGTGATCGCCCTCGACACGCGGCCGGGGCGATGGGACTTCGTACTGATCTTCGCCATCGCCATCTTGATGCGTCTACCGCTGCTCTCCATCTCGCCCAGCCTTTCCGACGACGGGTATCGAGCCGTGTGGGATGCGCGGCTCATGCACGCCGGCCTCAATCCGTACGCCTCTGCGCCCAATGACCCCGCGCTCGCACCCTATCGAGACGCGGTGATCTGGCCCCGAGTGAATCATCCGGACCAGCGGACGCCGTACCCGCCGCTGGCCGAGCTTCTCAGCGCTGCCGCGTACGCCGTGCTGCCCGAGCGCCTGATCGCGATTCAGGGCCTCGCCGCTTGCGCGGACCTCGTGTCGGCCGCGCTGCTCGCGATCGTGCTGGCGCGATTCGGCATGGACCCGCGGCGGTGCGTCGTGATTGCCTGGAGCCCGATGGGCGCCGTGCACTTCGCCCATAGTGGCCACAACGACGCGGTGATGATCGCCTTCGTCCTGGCCGCAACCCTGCTCCTGACCGGTCGGCGACGCGTGGCCGCGATGGGGGCGCTCGGCCTCGCGACGATGGTGAAAGCGACGCCGGCGTTTCTCGTGCCGGCCTTCGTTCGAAGCGCCGGCGGGCGGGCCACGCTGGCTTGGGCCGGCGTCTGTGCCTTGCTGACACTGCCGCTCATCGGTGCGGGACCGGGCCTCGTGTTGGGCGTGCTGCGGGAAGCGGGGGACGAGCAGTTCAATGACAGCTTGCACCTGATCGTTCAGCGCATCGCGGCGATGGTAGCGCCCAGCGGCGCGAGCGCCCTCGCGAGCGCGATCGGTCTCGTGGTCGTGGCCGGAGCCGCGGCGGCCGCGTGGTGGTGGGGCGACGGAAGCGCGCGAGGCGCCCTGACGGGCGGAAGCCGCGTGCTGGCGGCGTACGTGCTGGTCGCCCCGGTGGTGGAGCCCTGGTATTTCACCTGGCTCGCGCCGCTGGTGGCGCTCGAGCTGCGGCCGGCGACGGGTCGCGGCTGGCTCCAGATCAACGACGCGCTGGCGTGGCTGTGGCTGATGGGCGCCGGGACGCTGACCGAGGTGGCATATCTGCCCGGAGGAACGGGATGGTGGCCGGCCGTTCGCGCGGTGGAATACGTCCCGGCGCTCTTGTTCTTGTCCATTGGGGGCTGGCGCTGGTGGCGGCGGCGCCGGGCATCGCGGCCCTAGCTGGCGCTCAGTGTCAGCACGTCATCACCGTCACATAATCGTGATGGAACGCGCGGGAGCGCGGTGTTAATATGCCACATGTAGTGGCCGCTCCCCCAAAAGACCACAAGATATTGTGGTACTACGAGGTCAGGACCGCAACCGCTGGAGAATTGAGCCGTTGCTGGGCTCTTTTCTCCGCGACTGGACAAATGAGAACGGTTGTTCTATTCTCAAGGTATCACCACGCGTCGGCGTTGCCGCCAAAGGAGATGGGCTGAATGGTTGACCAGGCCGAACGAACCGATCGTGACCTGCTGCGAGCTCCCAGCGATCTGCCGGAGCCGTCGCTCACGCCCAACTCGCGAACGGTCCTGGAGCGCCGATATCTCCACCGCAAGGATGGCGGTGCTCCGCTGGAGACGCCCAGCGGCGCCTTCTGGCGGGTCGCGCGCGAGGTGGCGCGCGGGAGCGAGCCGTGGGAAGGGCCCGAAGCCATCGAGCGCCGCGCCCGGCGCTACTACTCGGTCATGGCGCGGTTGGACTTCCTTCCGAACTCGCCGACCCTCATGAACGCGGGCAAGAACAACGGGCTGCAGTACTCCGCGTGCTACGTGCTGCCGGTCCCCGATTCTATGGAAGGGATCTTCGAGACCAACAAGCGCACGGCCCTTATTCACAAGAGCGGCGGGGGCACCGGGTTCTCGTTCTCGCGCCTTCGGCCTGCGGGCGACATCGTCGGATCGACCGGTGGCGTCGCGAGCGGCCCGGTCAGCTTTCTCGAGGTCTACAACGCCTCAACGGAGTCGGTGAAGCAGGGTGGCACGCGCCGCGGCGCCAATATGGGTATTTTGCGCGTCGACCATCCCGACATCATGCACTTCATTCGCTGCAAGCGAGACCTGAACGAGCGCAACCAGTACGCTTTCGATTCCGTCGCGGCGGCACTCTCGGCGGACGAGCAAGCGTCTCTGAAGCGGGCGCTCCTCGAAGCGCAGATCAGCAACTTCAATATCTCCGTGGGCGTCACGGATGCGTTCATGCGCGCCTTGGAGGGTGACGGCGAATTCGACCTCATCCAGCCGCGCACCGGTGAGGTGGTGGGTCGGTTGCGCGCGCGCGATGTGTTCAAAGAGATGACGGAATGCGCGTGGGAGACCGGCGATCCGGGCGTGGTCTTCCTCGACCGAATCAACGCTGGCCCGGCCAACCCCGTGCCGGAGATGGGCCCGATCGAGGCGACGAATCCCTGTGGCGAGCAGCCGCTCTACCCGAATGAGGCGTGCAACCTGGGGTCGCTCAATCTGGCGAGCTTCGTCAAACCCCGTGGAACGGGACAGAGCAATGGCCAAGGACATACCAACGGCCACGCCCGGGTGGCCGCGCGCGATCGGATCGATTGGGGACGCATGGAGGAGACGGTTCGCGTCGCCGTTCAGTTCCTGGACGACGTGATCAGCGTCAACCCCTATCCCGATGACCTGATCGATCAGGCCGTGAAAGCCAACCGTCGCATCGGTCTCGGCGTCATGGGCTGGGCGGACCTGCTGGTGCTGCTGGAGGTTCCATACGACAGCCGCGAGGCGTTGGAGCTGGGCTCGGAGATGATGGCCTTCATCAATCGGGTCGGACACGAGGAGTCCGCGCGAATCGCCGAGGAGCGCGGGCCGTTCCCAAATTGGTCGAAGAGCATCTACAAGGATGATCGGCCGCTGCGCAACGCGACGGTGACCACGATCGCGCCGACGGGCACGATCTCGATCATCGCGGGCTGCTCGTCGGGGATCGAGCCCCTCTTCGCGCTCGTCTTTGACCGGAAGGGGTCGCTCGATGGCCAGCTGAGCCTCGAGACGAACCCGATGTTCGAAGAGATCGCCCGCCGCGAGGGCTTCTGGACAGAGGACTTGGCGCGGACCGTACGCGAGCGCGGAACGGTTCGCGGCGTGGGCGCCGTGCCGGACAAGTGGCAGGCGGTCTTTGCCACTGCCCATGACATCGAGCCGAGGTGGCACGTGCAGATGCAGGCGGCCTGGCAAAAACATACGGACAACGCGGTGTCCAAGACGATCAATCTTCCGCACGACGCGTCCGTGGCGGACGTTGCCGCCGCGTATCGACTGGCGTATGAGTTGGGCTGCAACGGCATCACTGTGTTCCGGGACGGCTGCAAGGAGGGCGTGCTGCACGTCGGCGCGGGCACGCCGTCCGAGTCTGGCGCGCAGCTGCCAGCGCGCGAGAGCGTCATCGCGAGCGCGGCGCCCGCGGCGGCGAACGGTTCCGAGCTGGGTGAGCGGCCGCACGCGCTCAGAGGCGTGACGTATCAGATCGAGACCCCGCTCGGGACGGCCTACATCACCGTCAATCACGACGAGCGTGGGGAACCGCTCGAGGTCTTCGTGAACCAGGGGAAGGCGGGAAGTGACATCGCCCCGCTCTCGGAAGCCATTGGGAAGCTCAGCTCGCTGCTGCTCCGGATCCCCTCGGCGATGCCCCCGCGCAAGCGAATGGAGGAGATGATCAAGAAGCTGCGCGGCATTGGCGGCGCCAACAGCACCGGATTCGGTCCGGAACGAACGCGCTCCCTCCCTGACGCTCTGGCGCGGGTCCTGGAGGAGCACCTTGCGGCGCTGAGTGGCGACACGCCGCCAGTTGCCGTGGCCGATCCCGCTCCCACGCCCTCGCGCCTCAATGGGAAGGCGCTGAAGCTGTCGGGCGCGTTCTGCCCGGACTGCGGCATGGCCCTCGTCCACGAGGAGGGCTGCGACAAGTGCTTTACGTGCGGCTACTCGCGCTGCTAAGCCGATCAACGGTTGCGAGACCCGTCTCCCGTTCGAGACGGGTCTCGTATAATCAGGAGTCGCGGCACGACCTCTGATGGCGGGGTAGCTCAGTCGGTCAGAGCGAGCGACTCATAACCGCTAGGTCGTGGGTTCGATCCCCACCCCCGCCACCGGCCTTTCGTCGGCTTCGCTTCCACTCGCCACCAGCCTTGTGCGCGTTTCTTGCCCCAGCAGCCCCTCCTTTCGCACGTCGGAAGCGGCATCGGTGGAGCGTGGTGCGCGCGCGGAGGTGCCCGCGTGCCTCCAGCGCGCGGTCGTTTCAGGGGAGGTGGGGACTCGTGAACGTCAGGCTTTCTCACATCCGCCGGGAGATCACAGATTGCGATAACGCGAACCTTCGTGGCATGCTGAAGGTGCCAGTGACGATCACCGACAGAGATAGCGACGGATTGCTCTCTACGTTTTCGTGTGGGAGGTCACCATGCGCATCATGAGCGTCCTGATCCTCGCAGGACTCCTGGCCCTGGCCGTAACGTCGCCCTGGGGCGAGCCAGCCACCGTCTCGGGGCAGCCAGCAACACCCACCGTCACACCTCCGCCGTCGGCAACGCCGGCGCCTACGGCGACGGTCCCGCCCGGCTCCACCGCCACCGCCACGCCCGCGGCGACTGGCACGGTGACGACCGGGTCGCCGCCGGTCGTGACGAGCATCGCCCCAACGTCCGTTGATTCGACCAATTCCAGCACCATCTCGGTTTCCGGGACGGGCTTCATGCCCGGCGCCGTGATCCAGATCGAGGGACGGTCGCTGCCGACGACCGTTGTATCGCCGACGCTCCTCACAGGCGTGGTCCCCGCCGGCCTGCCGCCCGGGCCCTATGCCATCACGGTGGTCAACCCGGGCATGCCGCCGTCACCGCCGCTCGCCGGTCAATTCAACGTCACCGCCCTCGCGTCCACGCTGTTCGTTCCGGTCGCCATCAAACGATCGAGCGACGACAGCACGGCCATGTTCATCCAGAACATCTCGCCGGGACCGACGTCTGTGAACGTGCAGTTCTACGATCTCAACGGATTCTCTGATCCATCCTGGTCGAGGACGACGCAGCTGGGGGCCGGAGAATCCGCCGTATTCGACCTCTCCGTCATGCCCAACCTGCCGCCGGGGTTCGACGGATCGGCCGTGGTGCAGTCCGCGCAGCCGATCGCCGGCGTCGTGAACCGAACCATCTTCACCGGATCGACGGATCTTGGGTCGGGCGACGTTCAGGCGGCGCAGGCCGCACGCTCGTCGGCGGGCTCCTTCTCCCTCATGGCCGGGCCTGGCGCGCCTCAGGAGTCTGTGCCCGTTGCGTTCGGCGGCTATCACGGCTATTTCACGACCATCAGCGTTCAGAACACGGGTCATGCGCCCGGCAACTACACGATCACCCTATTCCCGACCGGCGTCACCACGCCCATCTCGACGATTCCGCGCGTGATCCCGCCGCTCGCCTCTGCCCGCATCCATCTCGGACCTGAGGTGGGTGTGCCGCCGGACTTCGTGGGGACAGCCGTGGTGGCCGGCGCGGGCTCGCCAATGCAAGTCGCGGCGGAAACGATCCAGATGGATACGGGCGTGCTGCTGAGCTACGCGGGATTCGCCGGCGGCACCAACGTCATGAATGCCCCGCTCTTGTTCAAGAACTACAACGGATGGGTCAGCGGCGCCCAGGTGGTGAACGTCGCGTCGAGCCCGGTCACGGTGACGGCGTCCATCTTCCCACGCGACGCCAACGTCTCCTTCAACCTGGCGCCGCGCACGCTGGCTCCCAACGAGAGCTTCACGTACTACCTCCCCGCCATTCAGGAGCTGCCGGATGGCTTCGTGGGGTCCGGCGTGTTCAACGCGAATGGTCCGATCTCGGTGGTCGTGCAGGAGTTGAACGCCGACCGCGGAACCGGAATGGCGTATTCCGGATTCAACACGGGGACTCCCCAGATCAGCATCCCCGTGGTGTTCAAGGGATCGAACGGCTGGGATTCCGGCGTCCAGGTCCAGAACCTGGGGGCGGCCGATGCGACTGTGAACATCACGTACTATCTGCCCGGTGGCCAGCACGCCGTGGACGCCGCGCTCATCGCCGCCGGCAGCTCGGACACGTTCTATCAGCCCGACAACCCGTCGATTCCACCCAACACCATCGGCTCGGCCATCGTAGCCAGCGTCACTGGGGCGCCGATTGTCGCGATCGTGAATGAGGTGAATTACACGCGTCCAGGCGACGCGTCCATGTCCTACGAAGGCGTCAACTTCTAGCGTCGGCATCACGGGCGCGGCCGGTCCCTCCGGCCGCGCTCCGTCGCCGCGTCCTCGCGTACCGCGCCTTCAACCTGGGCGCCTTCACGAGAAGCAGCCAGAGCGGCTGCGAGCGTTCGTGGCGCAGGTCGGTCGGCGCGATACCCTCGCGCAAATATGACCGACGACGACTTCATCCGCGTTGCCTCCGTTGCCGACGTCGCCCCCGGCGCAGCAGTGGACGTCGAGGTTGATGGCGAAGTGGTCGTGCTTGCCAACGTCGAGGGGGCCATCTACGCCGTCGGCGGATGGTGCCCGCACCTGGGTACCGCCCTTGCGCTGGGAAGCATGAGCGGCCATACCCTGACGTGCTTCGCGCACCTCTGGCGCTACGACGTTCGGAGCGGCGAGCCCATCTGGCCGCCCATGGCCCGAGTCGTTCGTGGGTACGCGCTCAAGGTGTTTCGTGTGCGGGTGGTTGGCGAGGACGTGTACGTCTGCCCGCGACCGATGGGCGGCGGGCTCGGCTGACCTACAGCTCAGTCCATGCGCGCAGGTCGTGGCCCCGGCACGAGCGGGTCAGCTCTCTCGCTTGTGGCGGTAGGGTCCGGTCGGGCTGAGGCTTGTCCCCAGCCGCCCTGGTGCGGTGTTCGACGTCGCGGCGAAGAAACCCCCCGACCGGATTGCGTTACGCGCGCTGGGGTCATGCCCGTGAGAAGTGACTCACTAGTTCATTCGGGCGGCCATCTCGCGCAGGTACCGGCGCCAGGCGCGGAATCGCTCGCTCCTGCGAAGAGACGGCTGAAGCCGCCGCACTTGCTCGATGTCGCGCAGGGCTCTCTGGTACTCGCCCAGCTGCTCCAGGACCGCCGCCCGGTCGCGGCGCGCGTGGTGGTCCTGCGGGTGCAGGAGGACGATTCGGTCCAAGGCCGCGAGCTGTCTGTGCGTGTCCGCGCGTTCCCGATAGATCTCTCTGAGGTTGCGCAACACCCGCACGAGGATCTGGCGGTTGCTGAGCGCGGTGAGCATGTTCCGCTCGAACTTGAGGCGGCCCCCGTGGATCGCCCGGACCCGCTCCGCACAGTCGGCCTCTTGCAGGTCGACCTGACCGGTGAAGGGATCGACGAAGGTGCCGGCGTCTGAAAGCCGCACGAGGAAATGACCGGGAAGACCGACACCGGAGACGGGCAGGCCCAGTCTTCGCGCGATCTCGATGTAGAGGATCGACAGGGTCACGGGGATCCCGCGCTTTCGGTCCATGACCTCGTTGAGAAAGCTGTTCCGGGGATCGTAATAGTCCTCTTCGTCACCGCGGAATCCCTCCTCATGATGGAGGAAGCGTGCCAGCGCCGTCCCCGCCGCGCGGGCATCCTCGGCGTTGTCCACGCGCTCGCGAATCCCGTCGGCCAGGGAATCGATACGGGAGAGATAGGAGCCGACGTCGAGCTGTGGGTATTCCTCGGCAGCGATGAGCAGGCACGTTTCCGCGAGGGGGATTGAGGAGCTGGGGCGATTGACCATTGCCGCAAAGGTCGTGCGGACCCGCAAAATGGACTCGTCCATCACGATCCCTCATGCCGCAGGGCGGGCATGAGGCATTATACGGCCTGGGTTTCGCTAGGACTGGAGCTCCGCGAGGGTCTCCCGAAGCTGGCGGAGGTGCTCCTCCGCGTGACCGGCGAGGAACAAATCCGCGATGCCGTCCATGTGCATCTCGCCGCGCGCCGCGTGAATGCCCGTGACTGTCTCCCACTCTGAGTCGCTATACGAGCTGAGGGCGCGTGCCGCCTCCTCGCTGCCCCGTTGGATAGCGCCGACAAGTTGGTCAAGCGGTTCGGATCGATGCTCTTCGACGAACTTGATGCGCTCGGGGTCGGAAGCCGTGCGTCCGAAGGGCTGCCCGGCATGCTGGCGAAGCCACACGATCTGCTTGGCCCAATAGGGGTAGATCTCCGCGGAGTGGGCGGCCAGCTCGAGGAGTGACCATTCGCCGGGCTTTGGAGGCCGGGCCAAGAGCTCCGGCGGGACGCGCTGGATCTGCTCCACGAAAGCCGCCACAGCAGCCCGAAGCCGCTCAGCCTGTCGCTGCCCGCGAGTTGTTTGCATCGGCACCTCCTGGGGCCGTCAGTATACTTTTTGGTGGGACACGATCCGCAATGGCGCGGCTCGGTTTTGGGAGCTGCGCAGCTCCCTCCTGGAATTCACGCCGATCAGGAGGTAGTGCGATGCGAGTAGGTGTGTTAACTGGCGGGGGCGATGCCCCCGGCCTCAACGCGGCCATTCGCGCCGTCGCTCGGCGGTGCTTCGAACTCGGTGACGAGCCCATCGGGATTCGCAATGGATGGGCTGGACTGATGGGAGCGGGAAACGTTCGCCCGCTTCAGCCGACCGACGTCTCGGGAATTCTGCACCTCGGCGGCACGATCCTGGGCACGTCCCGGACCAACCCCTTCAAAGAGGATCACGGTAGCCAGCAGGTTCTGGAGAACCTTCAGCGTGCCCAGATCGACGCGATCGTGGCGATCGGTGGCGATGATACCCTCTCCGTCGCCTGCCGCCTGAGCGATCTGGGCGTGCGGGTGGTTGGGGTACCCAAGACCGTGGACAACGATCTCTCCGAGACCGACTACTGCATCGGGTACGACACGGCCGTGACCGCGGTCGTCGACGCGTTGGATCGTCTCCACGCGACCGCCAGCGCGCACCATCGCGTCTTGGTGACCGAGGTTATGGGTCGCGACGCCGGCTGGGTAGCCGTGGCGGGAGGATTGGCTGGCGGCGCGGACTTCATCGTGATTCCCGAGGTTCCCATCGATGTGGATCGCATTTGCGAGCATCTTCGTCGGCGATTCGCGATGGGGAAGGAGTTCTCTCTCATCGTGGTGGCTGAGGGCGTCACGATGCCGGAGGTGGTGTCGAAAGAGGCGATCCGCGAAGTCGACGCCTTCGGACACGTTCGGCTCGATCGACGCGGAGTCGGCGAAACGCTGTCGCGGGTCATAGAGCAGCGCACGGGACTGGAAACGCGGGTCATGGTCCTCGGTCACCTCCAGCGCGGCGGCAGCCCGTCCGCCATCGATCGCATCTGGGCGACGCGCTTTGGCGTCGAGGCGGTCGACGCGGTCCATGATGGCGCTTTTGGTGTGATGGTTTCGCTGAAGGACGGACGCCTCAGGCGCGTCTCCATTGCGTCCGCCGTCGGGCGGATGAAGACCGTCGACCTCGGCCTTTATCGGCTGGCAGAGATCTTTTATTGAGTCTGGGCGGGCCGTCGTACGACACGGATGGCACGCGCGATGAAGGCGCCGCGCGGCCCGGCCCTTCCCAGCGCCAGAACGCTATCGCCGACCTGTATAGCGTCGAGCCCCGCCGGACGCTGGTTGATCCAGATTTTCGTGGCCGGGCGCACGATGGCGACGTGCCGGCCGGTGCGCGCGACGATCGCGATCCGTTGGCCGCGAATCCCGCGCACGATGCCCAGGACCAGATGCTGCTGAGGCCGAACGGCGAGAGCCTGCTCCGAACCGTCGGAATCCCGTGCCGGGCCAGCGCCCGGGGCGCTCACCGTGACATTGGGGCCGGGCGCGGCAGTGGCGGCTCCGGCCGCAGTCCCGCCTACGAGGGCGCTGAGTCCGGCCAGGGCAACGGCGGCAATGGCGACGGCGCGACGGGCGCGCGCGCTCATGGCCATCCCCCGTCCCGGTCGAGCGCGCGGAACCGAGCGTCAGGCTGAAGCATCAACGATCCACCATAGGCCAACAGCAGGATGCCCAATGCGACCGCGCCGACGTGCGCCCAGGGGATCAGGTCGATGGTGGCGAGGGCGACGTCGACCGGGGCGGCGAGAACGAGGTCGAGGTCTGTCCGGACGGCGTCCGCCAGCACGAGCGCACCCGAGGCGCTCAACTGGCGTCCCGCGAGGAACGAGAACGTGGCGATCAGGACGAGCGCGGGCGCCAGGATGATCCGTCCAATGCGACGGCGCGCCCGGGCGCGGGCGGCTATCGTCTCCAGGATACGAGCCTGGAGGTCCGGGGGCGGCTCCACGCGTTCGAGGCGCGCAAACAATCGGTCGACGTCGTCGGGCGCTGGCTCGATGCTCATCAATCCTCCATCCTAGGGACGCGGCAGGTCCCCTTTCAGTTTCAGCGATAGCGACCAAGCTCGCGGCGGAGTTGAGATTTCGCCCGTTGGAAGAGGGTTTTTGCCGTGTTCTCCGGAATGCCGAGGCTTTCGGCGACCTCGGCGAACGTCAGCCCTCCGAGGTATCGCAAGAGAACGACCTCTCGATTCCGAAACGGTAACGCGTCGATGGCCGCCTGGATCGCCTGCTGGAGCTCGGCACGCTCGTAGATCTCCTCGGGCAGCGGGTCAGCGTCGGCCGGATCGAGATCGGCTGCTTCCTCTCCGCGAGTCAGCTCGGACATAGGGACTGCCCGGCGTCGGCGAAGGAGGTCGATGCACTTGTTCCGGGCGATTCTGAGAAGCCACGCACGGAACGGCGCGTCCTGCCGCCAGCCGCGAGCGGATGCGAAGAGCTGGATAAACGTCTGCTGGGTCGCATCGCTCGCATCCGCGGGATCACCCAGCAGATGCACGGCGAAGTTGAAGATGGTCGCGGTGTGCCGCTCGACGAGGGCCTCAAACGCGGTCGAGTCGCCGTCGCGGAACCTTCGCACCAGTTCCTGGTCTGGCAGCTGCCCTCGCTCCAACGAGCACCTCCGACCTCGCGATTATCCGAGGGCGTGCCATCGCGGACAACTCGATGGGCCGTCTGAAACTTTTTGCCCCGCCGGTCCGTCATTCTTGTAATCGCGTCCCTGATGAACACCCACTCCAACGGGCGTCGCGCCACAGGAGGAGGAGATGAGTATCGAGTCCAATCTGCGAAGAGTTGCGCACTTACTGCGTCGGGCGGGCTTTGGCGGAAGCCCAGATGAGATTCGATCCTACGCTGGCATGGACTTTGACCAGGCCGTCGACCACCTGGTCGATTACGACGCGGTCGCAAACGACGCGCTCGAGGCGTCCGTGGCGGATCTGGAGGAGACCCTGGGAACCGCGCGGCTGCCGGCGATCCAGCACATCTGGCTTCACCGAATGCTGAGCACAGCCCGTCCCCTCGAAGAGAAGATGACCTTGTTCTGGCACGACCACTTCGCCACGGCGAACTACAAGGTGGGTCGTCCGCCCGCCATGTACGCACAGATTGGGCTCTTGCGGGCCAACGCGATGGCCGACTTTGGCACGCTCCTGCGCGCGGTCTCGCGCGACCCGGCCATGCTCCGCTGGCTCGACAACAACACAAACCGCAAGAGCAGCCCCAACGAAAACTACGCCCGGGAGCTGATGGAGCTTTTCACACTGGGGTCGGGGAATTACACCGAGCTGGACGTGCGCGAGGCGGCGCGCGCGTTCACCGGCTGGTTCTTCAATCGCGACGGCGAATTCGTCTTCAATCGAAACCAGCACGACTTCGGTGAAAAAACGTTCCTCGGTCAGACCGGCCCATGGGACGGCGATGACGTTCTGGACATCATCCTCCAGCAGCCCGCTGCCGCGCCCTTCAT encodes:
- the groL gene encoding chaperonin GroEL (60 kDa chaperone family; promotes refolding of misfolded polypeptides especially under stressful conditions; forms two stacked rings of heptamers to form a barrel-shaped 14mer; ends can be capped by GroES; misfolded proteins enter the barrel where they are refolded when GroES binds); this translates as MPAKQLEFSEEARRSLREGIDAMADAVKTTLGPRGRHVALDKKFGAPNVTHDGVTVAKEIELEDPFQNMGAQLVKEAATKTNDVAGDGTTTATVLAQAIIHEGFKNVAAGANPMGVRRGLEKGLNIVVDAIREMATPVKGRDDIAHIATISAADPEIGNILADIFEKVGKDGVITVEEGKSLSLEVEYTEGMKFDRGYISPYFVTSAERMEAILEEPYILITDKKISAIADLLPALEKIIQSGKKEVLIIAEDVDGDALATLVVNKLRGTINALAVKAPGFGDRRKEMLQDMAVLTGGTVISDETGRKLDSATLDDLGRCRRVVANKDETTIVEGRGKSDQIQARIGQIKAQIEITTSDYDREKLQERLAKLSGGVAVVKVGAATEIEQKLRKSRVEDAIAATKAAAEEGIVPGGGVALINAAAKLADVKLEGDEGVGIRALRRALEEPLRQIVENAGLEGSVVVEEVRRQQRERKSNNVGFDVSAEEYTDMVARGIIDPAKVTRSACENAVSIAGMILTTEALVTDVPEKEHHGAPPMPEY
- the groES gene encoding co-chaperone GroES, whose protein sequence is MTKTASKLVPLGDRVVVRPKQKEEMTKSGIVLPDTAKEKPQEGDVIAVGPGRVLDNGTRVEMGLKVGQTVLYAKYAGTEFKLDDEELLILREPDVLAVVTE
- a CDS encoding glycosyltransferase 87 family protein, with translation MVATRTRTPLRGVLVACGLALVAWALAFLHVVPGADLQRYVALTIAAWVCFVAAARTVIALDTRPGRWDFVLIFAIAILMRLPLLSISPSLSDDGYRAVWDARLMHAGLNPYASAPNDPALAPYRDAVIWPRVNHPDQRTPYPPLAELLSAAAYAVLPERLIAIQGLAACADLVSAALLAIVLARFGMDPRRCVVIAWSPMGAVHFAHSGHNDAVMIAFVLAATLLLTGRRRVAAMGALGLATMVKATPAFLVPAFVRSAGGRATLAWAGVCALLTLPLIGAGPGLVLGVLREAGDEQFNDSLHLIVQRIAAMVAPSGASALASAIGLVVVAGAAAAAWWWGDGSARGALTGGSRVLAAYVLVAPVVEPWYFTWLAPLVALELRPATGRGWLQINDALAWLWLMGAGTLTEVAYLPGGTGWWPAVRAVEYVPALLFLSIGGWRWWRRRRASRP
- a CDS encoding adenosylcobalamin-dependent ribonucleoside-diphosphate reductase, encoding MVDQAERTDRDLLRAPSDLPEPSLTPNSRTVLERRYLHRKDGGAPLETPSGAFWRVAREVARGSEPWEGPEAIERRARRYYSVMARLDFLPNSPTLMNAGKNNGLQYSACYVLPVPDSMEGIFETNKRTALIHKSGGGTGFSFSRLRPAGDIVGSTGGVASGPVSFLEVYNASTESVKQGGTRRGANMGILRVDHPDIMHFIRCKRDLNERNQYAFDSVAAALSADEQASLKRALLEAQISNFNISVGVTDAFMRALEGDGEFDLIQPRTGEVVGRLRARDVFKEMTECAWETGDPGVVFLDRINAGPANPVPEMGPIEATNPCGEQPLYPNEACNLGSLNLASFVKPRGTGQSNGQGHTNGHARVAARDRIDWGRMEETVRVAVQFLDDVISVNPYPDDLIDQAVKANRRIGLGVMGWADLLVLLEVPYDSREALELGSEMMAFINRVGHEESARIAEERGPFPNWSKSIYKDDRPLRNATVTTIAPTGTISIIAGCSSGIEPLFALVFDRKGSLDGQLSLETNPMFEEIARREGFWTEDLARTVRERGTVRGVGAVPDKWQAVFATAHDIEPRWHVQMQAAWQKHTDNAVSKTINLPHDASVADVAAAYRLAYELGCNGITVFRDGCKEGVLHVGAGTPSESGAQLPARESVIASAAPAAANGSELGERPHALRGVTYQIETPLGTAYITVNHDERGEPLEVFVNQGKAGSDIAPLSEAIGKLSSLLLRIPSAMPPRKRMEEMIKKLRGIGGANSTGFGPERTRSLPDALARVLEEHLAALSGDTPPVAVADPAPTPSRLNGKALKLSGAFCPDCGMALVHEEGCDKCFTCGYSRC